Proteins encoded by one window of Bos javanicus breed banteng chromosome 22, ARS-OSU_banteng_1.0, whole genome shotgun sequence:
- the CXCR6 gene encoding C-X-C chemokine receptor type 6, translated as MAEYNYEDLGFFNGSNDSSQGHQDFLRFSKFFLPCMYVVVFTCGLVGNSLVLVIYVFYQKLKSLTDVFLMNLPLADLVFVCTLPFWAYAGIHEWVFGNVMCKALLGIYTLNFYTSMLVLTCITVDRFVAVVRATKAYNQQAKRMAWGKAICSSIWVVSLLVSLPQIIYGNVLYHDKPFCGYHEAISTMVLAIQMTLGFFLPLLAMIVCYSVIIKTLLQARGFRKHKSLKIIFLVVAVFLLTQTPFNLVKLIRSTSWEYHTMTSFDYAITVTEAIAYLRACLNPVLYAFVGLKFRKNFWKLVKDAGCLPYLGVSGQHMYSEDTSRSASASHNVEATSMFHL; from the coding sequence ATGGCTGAGTACAACTACGAAGACCTCGGGTTCTTCAATGGTTCCAACGACAGCAGCCAGGGGCACCAAGACTTCCTGCGGTTCAGCAAGTTCTTCCTGCCGTGCATGTACGTGGTGGTGTTCACCTGCGGCCTGGTGGGAAACTCCTTGGTGCTGGTCATCTACGTCTTCTACCAGAAGCTGAAGAGCCTGACAGACGTGTTCCTGATGAACCTGCCCCTGGCTGACCTGGTGTTCGTCTGCACTCTGCCCTTCTGGGCCTACGCAGGCATCCATGAGTGGGTCTTTGGCAACGTCATGTGCAAAGCCCTGCTGGGCATCTACACGCTGAACTTCTACACGTCCATGCTCGTGCTCACCTGCATCACCGTGGACCGCTTCGTCGCGGTGGTGCGGGCCACCAAGGCCTACAACCAGCAGGCCAAGCGCATGGCCTGGGGTAAGGCCATCTGCTCGTCCATCTGGGTGGTTTCCCTGCTGGTTTCCTTGCCGCAGATCATCTATGGCAACGTCCTTTACCACGACAAGCCCTTCTGCGGTTATCACGAGGCGATTTCCACCATGGTGCTGGCCATCCAGATGACCCTGGGGTTCTTTCTGCCACTGCTTGCCATGATCGTCTGCTACTCGGTCATCATCAAGACCCTGCTTCAGGCTCGAGGCTTCCGGAAGCACAAGTCTCTGAAGATCATCTTCCTGGTGGTGGCAGTGTTCCTGCTGACCCAGACGCCCTTCAACCTCGTGAAGCTCATCCGCAGCACAAGCTGGGAGTACCACACCATGACCAGCTTCGACTACGCCATCACGGTGACGGAGGCCATTGCCTACCTGCGTGCCTGCCTTAATCCTGTGCTCTATGCCTTTGTTGGCCTCAAGTTTCGGAAGAACTTCTGGAAGCTCGTGAAAGATGCAGGCTGCCTCCCTTACCTGGGTGTCTCAGGCCAACACATGTATTCCGAGGACACTTCCAGGAGTGCTTCAGCGTCTCACAACGTGGAGGCCACCAGCATGTTCCACCTGTAG